The Proteus vulgaris genome has a segment encoding these proteins:
- a CDS encoding phage repressor protein, whose translation MVKNDNKMEFTKRLQEACLDSGIAGRGLGKRITDALAEQGIKVSAPAVWKWLNCESIPDSTNILALSQWLDIRPEWLEYGRGAKRNDGISVNEMTPVNDWDNNTPIERDEVEIPFYTTIELAAGFGSCTTDNQKVELLRFSRSTFNRYGVQPSDAVAFKVHGDSMSPVIPDGSIVTISTGHTKIIDGGIYAIQQGDLLRVKILHRLPNNTIIIRSYNTIDYPDERSTLEEVKILGRVFNWSVMGW comes from the coding sequence ATGGTTAAAAATGACAATAAAATGGAGTTTACAAAAAGACTTCAAGAAGCGTGTTTAGATTCAGGGATCGCTGGTCGTGGATTAGGTAAAAGAATTACAGATGCACTCGCTGAACAAGGCATAAAAGTGAGCGCGCCAGCTGTATGGAAATGGCTAAATTGTGAATCAATTCCTGACTCAACCAACATTTTAGCCCTAAGTCAGTGGTTAGATATTCGACCAGAATGGTTAGAGTATGGACGAGGAGCGAAAAGAAATGATGGCATTTCAGTCAATGAAATGACACCGGTTAATGATTGGGACAATAATACCCCGATAGAACGAGATGAAGTTGAAATCCCCTTCTATACGACTATTGAATTAGCTGCCGGTTTCGGAAGTTGTACCACTGATAATCAAAAGGTGGAATTGTTGAGATTTTCTCGTTCTACATTTAATCGCTATGGTGTACAACCTAGCGATGCCGTTGCCTTTAAAGTGCATGGCGACAGTATGTCCCCAGTTATTCCTGATGGATCAATCGTCACTATCAGTACAGGACATACAAAAATTATTGATGGCGGTATTTATGCTATTCAACAAGGTGATCTTTTGAGAGTCAAAATTTTACATCGACTTCCCAATAACACCATTATCATCCGTAGCTATAACACTATTGATTACCCTGATGAGCGTTCAACATTAGAAGAAGTAAAAATCTTGGGGCGTGTATTTAACTGGTCAGTTATGGGATGGTAA
- a CDS encoding phage protein, with the protein MNYLSKIMLITILCLGIGLFWLIDKNISLKNEYDDIYQSLIQKIAENKDYQLRINRLNQLDNQHTQELVHAKNEIGRLRDISERTPERVYINAECPKAPITSSSSLDDANAARPTGTAIRNYWLLRERIAKSEQIILGLQDYIRQECIN; encoded by the coding sequence ATGAATTATTTATCAAAAATAATGCTAATAACAATTTTATGTCTAGGTATAGGATTGTTTTGGTTAATTGATAAAAATATATCTTTGAAAAATGAATACGATGATATTTATCAATCTCTTATTCAAAAAATTGCAGAGAATAAAGATTATCAATTAAGAATTAATCGACTTAATCAACTTGATAATCAACATACACAGGAACTTGTTCATGCGAAAAATGAAATTGGTCGGTTGCGTGATATTAGTGAGCGTACACCTGAGCGGGTGTACATCAACGCAGAGTGTCCCAAAGCGCCAATTACTTCCTCCTCCAGCTTGGATGATGCAAACGCCGCCAGACCTACTGGCACCGCTATCCGAAATTATTGGTTACTCAGAGAACGAATTGCGAAGTCAGAACAGATCATTTTAGGTTTACAGGATTATATTCGCCAAGAGTGTATTAATTGA
- a CDS encoding phage antitermination protein, with protein sequence MRLADLPKYFSPKSIVLSDVRTVKAVDSLSVTDVMTSISLVTRKGRMGIELFLAKHNINHPDEAIESLYQYALTQAYQYKAIDKLTENDKAKVLHIIANYAFQDYSRSAASKKVCPDCSNGFIEVDVFTTKSYTSKPVKRFERNLKNALKVKPTNNISYREVREITRVVCPTCKGKAEIRLACRCHGRGQVLDKKESEKQGLSVFKPCSKCAGRGYPRLKFSEVLAQVQTVVSVSKTVAYSNYKALFEHLVEECFKEESLSEKILQEVTIE encoded by the coding sequence ATGAGACTAGCAGACTTACCTAAATATTTTTCACCAAAAAGCATTGTATTAAGTGATGTAAGAACCGTTAAAGCGGTAGATTCGCTTTCTGTGACGGATGTGATGACATCAATTAGTTTAGTTACGCGAAAAGGGCGTATGGGCATAGAGTTGTTTTTAGCTAAACATAATATTAATCATCCAGATGAAGCGATAGAAAGTCTTTATCAATACGCGTTAACTCAGGCATACCAATATAAAGCGATTGATAAACTAACTGAAAATGATAAAGCCAAGGTTTTACATATTATTGCCAATTATGCCTTTCAAGATTATTCAAGAAGTGCAGCAAGCAAAAAAGTTTGCCCTGATTGCAGTAATGGATTTATTGAAGTTGACGTTTTTACTACCAAAAGCTATACATCAAAACCAGTTAAAAGGTTTGAGCGAAATCTTAAAAATGCACTTAAAGTAAAACCAACAAATAACATTTCTTATCGAGAAGTCAGAGAGATAACTCGTGTCGTTTGCCCAACGTGTAAAGGGAAAGCTGAAATTCGCTTAGCTTGCCGTTGTCATGGCCGTGGCCAAGTTTTGGATAAAAAAGAGAGTGAAAAACAGGGCTTGTCAGTTTTTAAGCCTTGTAGCAAATGCGCAGGACGCGGATATCCTCGTTTAAAATTCAGTGAAGTATTAGCGCAAGTACAAACGGTGGTGAGTGTTTCTAAAACAGTAGCATACAGTAACTATAAGGCATTATTTGAACATTTAGTGGAAGAATGCTTTAAAGAAGAGTCTTTATCAGAAAAAATTCTTCAAGAAGTAACTATTGAGTAA
- a CDS encoding phage protein, whose translation MLRLLLVFIRKKIKDSNLFIFFPIKEVGQGWQKINYNIQGNNANHKEQKLFELTFQVQGFIKQHSNLTAGDLVRMTRMIINSLSFVESMRKMGIGIQRATDIISH comes from the coding sequence GTGTTGAGGTTATTGCTGGTTTTCATCCGGAAAAAAATAAAAGATAGTAACCTTTTTATATTTTTCCCAATAAAGGAAGTTGGCCAAGGTTGGCAAAAAATAAATTATAATATTCAAGGTAATAATGCAAATCATAAAGAACAAAAACTGTTTGAATTAACATTCCAGGTTCAAGGTTTTATTAAACAACATTCAAATTTAACAGCAGGTGATTTAGTTAGAATGACTCGAATGATTATTAACTCGCTGTCTTTTGTTGAATCAATGAGAAAAATGGGAATTGGTATACAGCGAGCGACCGATATTATAAGCCATTAA
- a CDS encoding phage holin (lysis protein), translated as MKENPDIWEQIFIVLSSMKEQGISASLAGGMAILRGLYNGGGWKKTSIDGLMCAMFAWFIKDILILFNINHEFAYLASVFIGYIGVDSVSKLLKGRAGVKNG; from the coding sequence ATGAAAGAAAATCCAGATATATGGGAACAGATATTTATTGTTCTTTCTTCAATGAAAGAACAAGGGATATCAGCCTCTCTAGCTGGAGGAATGGCTATTCTTCGAGGTTTATATAACGGCGGAGGATGGAAAAAAACCTCTATAGATGGGTTGATGTGTGCAATGTTTGCTTGGTTTATTAAAGATATTCTCATTTTATTTAATATTAATCATGAGTTTGCTTACTTAGCCAGTGTTTTTATTGGCTATATTGGCGTGGATTCCGTGAGTAAACTTCTCAAAGGAAGAGCTGGAGTTAAAAATGGCTAA
- the dmsC_3 gene encoding anaerobic dimethyl sulfoxide reductase chain C encodes MHELPLVFFTVLGSSAAGLFLIAYISKKIRSN; translated from the coding sequence ATGCATGAACTTCCTCTAGTCTTTTTTACTGTTTTAGGTTCTTCAGCAGCAGGCCTGTTTCTTATTGCTTATATCAGTAAAAAAATTAGGTCAAATTGA
- a CDS encoding phage protein, which translates to MAKIARGERNNNPGNIRHGSQWQGLSVEQTDKDFCQFISPEYGIRAIYKLLQTYQKKYGLNTIKTIIHRYAPPNENNTIGYINRASKEIGIEIDTPINTRLKNVTIPLAIAIVNIELGYQPYSKKVFDDAWLLL; encoded by the coding sequence ATGGCTAAAATAGCACGGGGTGAGCGTAATAATAATCCTGGTAATATTCGGCATGGTTCACAATGGCAAGGGTTATCTGTAGAACAAACAGATAAAGATTTTTGCCAATTTATTTCGCCCGAATATGGAATACGAGCTATCTACAAATTATTACAAACCTATCAAAAAAAATATGGCTTAAATACGATTAAAACGATTATTCATCGTTATGCTCCGCCTAACGAAAATAATACAATAGGCTATATTAATCGTGCCTCAAAAGAAATAGGTATTGAAATTGATACTCCTATTAATACCCGATTAAAAAATGTCACTATTCCTTTAGCAATAGCGATTGTTAATATTGAACTTGGCTATCAACCTTATTCCAAAAAAGTCTTTGATGATGCTTGGTTGCTATTATGA
- the dmsC_2 gene encoding anaerobic dimethyl sulfoxide reductase chain C: MKFVICLLLFFGLAFVWSIPQVYHIPTIANWNTDYTTLQFWMTLLVGGGVLAMATGARRLGALSFIIGAIITFATRSGYVSFLGFTGPELSADQSLFWGFQLAVLALGVVIVGFTAVKAQASKMTLVTCAAAVIIAELSGRIAFYNLWHITM; this comes from the coding sequence GTGAAATTTGTAATCTGTTTACTGTTGTTTTTTGGTCTAGCATTCGTTTGGTCAATTCCGCAAGTTTATCATATTCCAACAATTGCTAACTGGAATACTGATTACACTACACTGCAATTTTGGATGACCCTCTTAGTGGGTGGTGGCGTACTGGCAATGGCAACAGGCGCAAGACGTTTAGGCGCATTGTCCTTTATTATCGGTGCCATTATTACTTTTGCTACACGCTCCGGCTATGTTAGCTTCTTAGGCTTTACCGGCCCCGAGCTTAGCGCGGATCAATCACTATTTTGGGGATTCCAATTAGCAGTATTAGCATTAGGCGTGGTGATCGTTGGATTTACTGCTGTAAAAGCTCAAGCATCAAAAATGACGCTGGTAACTTGTGCTGCAGCGGTCATTATTGCCGAGTTATCAGGCCGTATCGCCTTCTATAACTTATGGCATATTACGATGTAA
- a CDS encoding phage protein gives MKDNDINIAIREQLLKQFNSANISVEVIAGFHPEKNKR, from the coding sequence ATGAAAGATAATGATATTAATATTGCCATTCGTGAACAACTATTAAAACAATTTAACTCAGCAAATATTAGTGTTGAGGTTATTGCTGGTTTTCATCCGGAAAAAAATAAAAGATAG